One Nitrospira sp. DNA segment encodes these proteins:
- a CDS encoding DNA-3-methyladenine glycosylase, which translates to MVKPKTLSRAFFNRSTLTVARSLIGKYLVRENGKGTVAGKVIEVEAYVGPEDKACHASKGRTARTEVLFGPPGMSYVYLIYGMYHMLNVVTERTEFPAAVLIRAIEVEGELIDGPGKLCRALEIDRSLNRLDMTHGRSLWFEDRGVRIPNKQVGTFPRIGVAYAGIWAKKPWRFRLCEDGRKMPLVGWAKEQAVRSGETLERFPPRHDGRG; encoded by the coding sequence ATGGTGAAGCCAAAGACTCTCTCTCGTGCCTTTTTCAATCGTTCCACCCTGACGGTGGCTCGGTCACTGATCGGCAAGTACCTGGTGCGTGAGAACGGGAAGGGGACGGTCGCAGGAAAAGTCATCGAGGTGGAAGCCTATGTCGGTCCCGAGGACAAGGCGTGCCATGCCTCGAAAGGTAGGACCGCAAGGACGGAGGTGCTGTTCGGTCCCCCAGGAATGTCATATGTCTACCTCATTTACGGGATGTACCACATGTTGAATGTGGTGACAGAGCGGACGGAGTTTCCCGCAGCGGTGCTCATTCGAGCGATCGAAGTCGAAGGTGAGTTGATCGACGGGCCAGGAAAGCTCTGTCGTGCATTGGAGATCGATCGGTCATTGAATCGACTCGACATGACCCATGGACGATCCCTCTGGTTCGAAGATCGAGGCGTACGGATTCCCAACAAGCAGGTCGGCACGTTCCCGAGAATCGGTGTTGCGTATGCAGGGATATGGGCGAAAAAACCCTGGCGGTTTCGTTTGTGCGAGGATGGCAGAAAGATGCCCCTTGTTGGATGGGCAAAGGAACAGGCCGTCAGATCGGGGGAAACCCTGGAAAGATTTCCCCCGCGTCATGATGGGAGAGGCTAG
- a CDS encoding cupin domain-containing protein — translation MTEKLSEELEEQAMLHALGVLDPEDRQAFMVRLQGESDLLREAVRAYRVTSGALADAVAPVTPPATLRERLVARIAMEAAREVEQFELTANTVALGSAPVRPPDSLRERLMSRIERHSDVRLVLEESMHVQKVTPVSSGDGRLDESRIRPPQDSGLLFSWLRSYWTTGSNFMRTLVIRLVTSERVRYWKAKIAFQQPTKGLTFIRASEGTWRRIAPGVTAKLLSFDPTSRRATTVLRFAPGTSYAPHRHTAVEELYVLGGGCSIAGREMTVGDYHRAEAGTVHHDTSTDEGCLLLVISSPQNEMLS, via the coding sequence GTGACCGAGAAGTTGTCGGAAGAATTAGAAGAGCAGGCAATGCTCCATGCTCTTGGGGTTTTGGATCCTGAGGATCGTCAGGCCTTTATGGTCAGACTCCAAGGAGAGTCGGATCTCTTGAGAGAAGCGGTGAGGGCCTATCGCGTGACCAGTGGCGCTTTGGCCGATGCGGTGGCTCCAGTGACGCCTCCGGCGACCCTACGCGAACGACTTGTCGCCCGGATTGCGATGGAAGCGGCTCGGGAAGTCGAACAGTTTGAGTTGACCGCCAATACCGTGGCCTTAGGTTCCGCTCCTGTTAGGCCGCCGGATTCCCTACGCGAGCGACTCATGTCCCGCATCGAAAGACATTCGGATGTCCGGCTTGTCCTCGAAGAGTCGATGCATGTCCAGAAGGTAACACCTGTTTCATCAGGCGATGGGAGATTGGATGAGAGTCGGATTCGCCCCCCTCAAGACTCCGGTCTCCTGTTCTCTTGGCTCCGATCCTATTGGACAACCGGTTCAAACTTTATGCGGACTCTTGTCATTCGCCTCGTGACCTCCGAGCGGGTGAGGTATTGGAAAGCCAAGATCGCGTTTCAACAGCCGACAAAGGGGCTTACCTTCATCAGGGCGTCGGAAGGAACCTGGCGGAGAATCGCTCCGGGAGTGACGGCTAAGTTGCTCTCCTTCGATCCGACTTCCCGTAGGGCCACCACAGTCCTCCGTTTTGCACCCGGTACCAGCTATGCCCCGCATCGTCATACCGCAGTGGAAGAGCTCTATGTCCTCGGAGGGGGATGCAGTATCGCCGGTCGTGAGATGACGGTAGGGGACTATCATCGCGCCGAAGCCGGGACCGTGCACCATGATACGTCGACGGACGAGGGATGTCTGCTACTGGTGATTTCCTCTCCCCAGAACGAGATGTTGTCATAG
- a CDS encoding phage holin family protein → MRVLITGIAVFLAISIVPGLDADGLMSGIAAVLVLTFLNVILRPILFLLTLPLIVFTLGLFLVVLNALLLEFTAFLVKGFTVSGFWPAVGGALIISLVTTVLNSWTVDRRTLTELPDEPRRPPRIINPD, encoded by the coding sequence ATGCGCGTCCTCATCACGGGAATTGCGGTATTCTTGGCGATCTCAATTGTCCCCGGCTTGGATGCAGACGGCCTGATGTCCGGCATCGCAGCGGTCTTGGTCCTTACCTTCCTCAACGTGATCCTTCGGCCTATCCTCTTTCTACTTACCCTGCCCTTGATCGTGTTTACGCTCGGACTGTTCCTCGTGGTCTTGAACGCGCTGCTGTTGGAATTCACGGCGTTCCTGGTGAAAGGGTTCACCGTTTCAGGATTCTGGCCCGCCGTCGGTGGCGCGCTGATCATCAGCCTCGTCACGACCGTCCTCAACAGCTGGACCGTCGACCGCCGCACTCTCACGGAACTTCCCGACGAACCACGTCGTCCTCCAAGAATCATCAATCCGGATTGA
- a CDS encoding TonB family protein produces MIGTLEHRLFVQAWAISVTLHGIVVILAMLLVFQMKPLPIQDLFQWNVSLVEMVQGQSVEPGTQAEGLPKPAPQAVVRPKQTATTTAQVVPTRKSNPGLTKRQQRLVETASVMERSPAETPPAVQQHQEAVAQMDAALVKDAIKSEEAHVEPVTNPIAQSVVPEEPPSLVDPNASVRQVPTDNNKPLTEPTESVQMAAVPKESVTSQASPEPPQPVTGAIPQAPAGRADYGWLIESVSKRMAELKRYPVTARANGLEGKVLLRAVIRADGQLVEVVVQRSSGHEELDAAAIQTMRDASPLKLHQELGRAQIAVTVPLVYTLAR; encoded by the coding sequence GTGATTGGGACGCTCGAACATCGGCTGTTCGTTCAAGCCTGGGCGATATCGGTGACCCTGCATGGAATTGTGGTGATCCTCGCGATGCTGTTGGTATTCCAGATGAAACCGCTGCCGATACAAGATCTCTTTCAATGGAACGTATCGTTGGTCGAGATGGTCCAAGGGCAGTCTGTCGAACCGGGAACTCAGGCTGAAGGACTGCCTAAACCAGCGCCGCAGGCTGTGGTCCGACCGAAGCAGACCGCGACCACGACTGCTCAGGTCGTGCCGACCAGGAAATCGAATCCTGGTCTCACAAAAAGACAGCAGCGGCTCGTTGAAACGGCTTCAGTAATGGAGCGGTCGCCGGCTGAGACGCCGCCTGCGGTCCAGCAGCATCAAGAAGCTGTTGCCCAGATGGATGCGGCCCTGGTCAAGGACGCTATCAAGAGTGAGGAGGCGCACGTCGAGCCGGTGACCAATCCTATAGCCCAATCCGTGGTACCTGAGGAGCCGCCCAGCCTGGTCGATCCCAACGCATCGGTTCGACAGGTGCCCACGGACAACAACAAGCCGCTCACTGAGCCGACAGAATCGGTACAGATGGCCGCTGTCCCCAAAGAATCAGTGACGTCTCAAGCTTCTCCTGAGCCGCCTCAGCCTGTGACCGGAGCGATACCACAAGCGCCGGCAGGCCGCGCCGACTATGGGTGGTTGATTGAGTCGGTCAGCAAGCGGATGGCGGAATTAAAGCGCTATCCGGTAACGGCCCGCGCTAATGGATTGGAGGGCAAGGTGTTGCTGCGCGCGGTGATTCGCGCAGATGGGCAGTTGGTCGAAGTGGTGGTACAGAGGAGCTCAGGCCATGAGGAATTGGATGCAGCCGCAATACAAACCATGCGTGACGCGAGCCCATTAAAACTGCATCAGGAATTGGGGCGGGCTCAAATTGCCGTCACCGTTCCGTTGGTCTATACGCTGGCTCGATGA
- the nikR gene encoding nickel-responsive transcriptional regulator NikR yields the protein MKKIVRFGVSLDHHLLDAFDRHIERRKYTNRSEALRDLIRNNLVGQEWDENKETVGTITFVYDHHVRDLTSKLTDIQHDYHGQILSGMHVHLDHDHCLEVLVVKGKGSEIRKVADALVSVKGVKHGKLTTTTTGKGLS from the coding sequence GTGAAAAAAATAGTGCGTTTCGGCGTCTCGCTCGACCACCATCTGTTGGATGCATTCGATCGTCATATCGAACGGCGGAAATACACCAACCGATCGGAAGCTCTGCGCGATCTGATTCGGAACAACTTGGTCGGCCAAGAGTGGGATGAGAATAAGGAAACGGTCGGCACGATCACCTTCGTGTATGACCATCATGTGCGGGACCTGACAAGCAAGTTGACCGACATTCAGCATGACTACCATGGGCAAATATTGTCCGGCATGCATGTGCACCTCGATCATGACCATTGCCTTGAAGTATTGGTGGTGAAGGGTAAAGGTTCTGAAATTCGCAAGGTGGCCGACGCGTTGGTCAGCGTGAAGGGTGTCAAACACGGCAAGCTCACGACGACGACCACGGGCAAAGGGCTCAGCTGA
- a CDS encoding carotenoid biosynthesis protein — protein MEVFDLFIKTILLRPYVFLFLAAFLFSSIQLIGWPRTWCFWLISWATAFVCEFSSTRTGLPFGWYFYNGSTVGQELYFSNVPFMDSISFSFLLFASYCVAIGLLLPFESSPSVAATPRKRLRFDVETRTSWAVYVLTAFLFAFIDMVIDPAALRGDRWFLGKIYYYPDPGWHFGVPIANYIGWAVVGLISLAIYFPLDRRLPALPPAQPITQKLLLGIGLYYGVLAFNLGVTFWIGESFMGMSGLLMHLPVLISLIVRLTRAN, from the coding sequence ATGGAAGTCTTCGATCTCTTTATTAAGACCATCCTCCTCCGCCCCTATGTCTTTCTTTTCCTTGCCGCATTTCTCTTTTCCTCCATCCAATTGATCGGCTGGCCGCGCACCTGGTGCTTCTGGCTGATCAGCTGGGCGACGGCATTTGTCTGTGAGTTTTCTTCAACCCGAACCGGCCTCCCATTCGGCTGGTACTTCTACAACGGCTCGACGGTGGGCCAGGAGCTCTATTTCTCAAACGTTCCGTTCATGGATTCCATTTCATTCAGTTTTCTCCTCTTCGCGTCCTACTGCGTGGCGATTGGACTCCTGCTGCCGTTTGAATCCTCTCCGAGCGTCGCGGCTACACCTCGTAAACGGTTGCGCTTCGACGTGGAGACCCGCACGAGTTGGGCTGTTTACGTTCTGACCGCCTTCTTGTTCGCCTTCATCGACATGGTGATCGATCCCGCCGCCCTGCGTGGCGACCGTTGGTTCTTGGGCAAGATCTACTACTATCCTGACCCAGGCTGGCATTTCGGTGTTCCAATAGCGAATTATATCGGTTGGGCCGTCGTCGGACTGATTTCGCTGGCCATCTATTTCCCGCTGGACAGGCGGCTGCCTGCCTTACCGCCGGCCCAACCGATTACGCAGAAGCTCTTACTCGGTATCGGTCTTTACTATGGGGTTTTGGCATTCAACCTCGGCGTGACGTTCTGGATCGGTGAATCTTTTATGGGCATGAGCGGTCTGCTGATGCATCTGCCTGTCTTGATCAGCTTGATCGTTCGGCTTACTCGGGCCAATTAA
- a CDS encoding NAD-dependent epimerase/dehydratase family protein yields MKALVTGATGFVGAAVARALVRTGIDVRVLARVDSDLQNLDGLPVERVAGDLRDPASLRKALTGCRHLYHVAAHYALWAKDPSIFYDINVAGTRNLLEAARDVGVERTVYCSTIGAIGLPPGGGLGTENTPVSLEQMAGHYKRSKYLAEQEVHKLAKAGLPVVIVNPSAPVGEGDVKPTPTGRVIVDFMKGRMPAYMETGMNIIDVDDVATGHVLAMEKGRLGERYILGSKNLLLREVFEILSKLTGLKAPALKLPRAVVLPLAYLNHWLANLTGRPPRIPLEGVKMAKYKMHYDCSKAVRELGLPQNPPEVALEKAVRWFRDHKYA; encoded by the coding sequence ATGAAAGCATTGGTCACAGGCGCGACCGGATTTGTTGGAGCGGCAGTGGCACGGGCCCTCGTGCGAACCGGCATCGACGTTCGCGTGTTAGCGCGAGTGGATTCTGACTTGCAGAACCTTGACGGTCTTCCGGTTGAACGAGTCGCAGGGGACCTCCGCGATCCTGCATCCCTGCGTAAAGCCCTCACCGGCTGCCGCCACCTCTACCACGTTGCAGCGCATTATGCCCTATGGGCCAAAGATCCCTCGATTTTCTACGACATCAACGTAGCCGGCACCAGAAATCTGCTGGAAGCGGCCCGGGACGTCGGTGTGGAACGCACGGTCTATTGCAGCACCATCGGCGCGATCGGCCTACCGCCGGGCGGAGGGCTTGGAACAGAGAACACACCGGTGTCGCTCGAACAGATGGCCGGCCACTATAAACGCTCGAAGTATCTGGCGGAGCAAGAAGTACACAAGCTGGCGAAAGCTGGATTGCCGGTCGTCATCGTGAATCCCAGTGCGCCGGTGGGGGAAGGCGATGTAAAGCCGACGCCCACGGGCCGGGTCATTGTCGATTTCATGAAGGGTCGCATGCCCGCCTACATGGAAACCGGCATGAACATCATCGATGTCGATGATGTAGCCACCGGCCATGTGCTCGCCATGGAGAAGGGCCGACTGGGTGAACGGTATATTCTTGGCTCGAAAAATCTATTGCTTCGTGAAGTGTTTGAGATTCTCAGCAAGCTGACCGGCCTCAAGGCCCCGGCCCTGAAATTACCGAGAGCCGTCGTCCTCCCGCTCGCCTACCTCAATCATTGGTTGGCCAACCTGACAGGCCGGCCGCCACGCATCCCGCTGGAAGGGGTGAAGATGGCCAAGTATAAGATGCACTACGATTGCAGCAAGGCGGTCCGCGAACTCGGCCTACCGCAAAATCCCCCCGAAGTGGCGCTGGAGAAAGCCGTGCGGTGGTTTCGTGACCATAAGTACGCATGA
- a CDS encoding ATP-binding protein, whose translation MTSSIPQIKPAPETHLQRTLNSALNDIGTDSALAAIFHQENGPLVEHASRGFTPRDVQAILRTLSTQRAAALTPSVQDHDGGHAIRLRLITPGAKSLLAVPLRHFNNVYGCLVIGRKEAAAFSKKDKFHLEQMCDDMTKALDREGLFNSNVVLSRSYVTQEAGSPQQTGADLFPPMTKHFSPELQERIEAVLAEAHEYVTYDRAWACYYDPLAGNVEVLGIAGDVKADPKDAKKELKPGQRLTLDGSAAGWAVRHRKPRVDHDLASTQGRFLDHKHLFKDLFQSSLVVPFFVKGQVGGTLTLGSKDPQRYQTTDARTLEPIILKLSEVLQAPAPQAAAPSPATDVGTSGLQLPVAVPSEPIIRKQERQAAIGEFSAFLATEIREPLASIRSQLEEVTGEGILDFDPQTRVENAMRDLIRIEAILNEILDYAKPLELSRHLCRIPEVLESALVVVGTDLEATRIQVTKDYANVIAPVRGDESKLQQAFLSIFRNACEAMSPGGHLHIHVTQHRAGRGLEVQILIQNDGVPIPAEIVDKVFEPFFTTKRSGTGLGLSSVKKIVEEHGGTIAIGSAPGEGTTVTIRLHGVSRGPTFRHRGRGRRHPRRPN comes from the coding sequence ATGACGAGTTCGATTCCTCAAATCAAACCTGCCCCTGAGACGCACCTTCAACGGACGTTGAATTCCGCGCTGAACGACATCGGGACAGATTCGGCGTTGGCGGCCATCTTCCATCAAGAAAACGGGCCACTCGTTGAACATGCCTCGCGTGGGTTCACGCCGAGAGATGTCCAAGCCATTCTCCGTACCCTCTCGACGCAACGCGCCGCGGCCCTGACCCCGTCTGTCCAAGATCATGATGGTGGGCATGCCATCCGCCTGCGGTTGATCACGCCCGGGGCAAAATCCCTGCTGGCCGTCCCGCTTCGCCACTTCAATAATGTCTACGGTTGCCTGGTCATCGGACGGAAAGAGGCCGCAGCCTTCTCCAAGAAAGACAAATTCCACCTGGAGCAGATGTGCGACGACATGACCAAGGCGCTGGACCGCGAAGGACTCTTCAATAGCAACGTGGTGTTGAGTCGTTCGTACGTCACTCAGGAAGCGGGTTCTCCTCAGCAAACCGGAGCGGACCTGTTTCCTCCCATGACTAAGCATTTTTCACCTGAGCTTCAAGAAAGGATCGAGGCGGTCTTGGCCGAGGCTCACGAATACGTGACCTATGACCGAGCCTGGGCTTGTTACTATGATCCACTGGCCGGAAATGTCGAGGTATTGGGAATCGCCGGCGACGTGAAGGCAGACCCAAAGGACGCCAAGAAAGAGCTAAAACCAGGGCAGCGCCTGACGCTCGACGGTTCGGCGGCTGGATGGGCCGTCCGCCATCGCAAGCCTCGCGTGGATCACGATCTGGCTTCTACCCAGGGCCGCTTTCTTGATCATAAACATCTCTTCAAGGACCTGTTTCAGTCGTCGCTCGTCGTTCCCTTCTTCGTCAAAGGCCAGGTCGGCGGGACGCTGACACTGGGGTCGAAAGACCCACAACGGTATCAGACCACCGATGCCAGGACGCTGGAGCCCATTATCCTAAAACTCTCGGAGGTCTTACAGGCACCTGCGCCGCAAGCTGCCGCTCCTTCTCCGGCGACCGACGTCGGAACATCCGGCCTCCAACTGCCTGTGGCCGTCCCCTCCGAACCCATCATTCGGAAACAAGAACGGCAGGCCGCGATCGGCGAGTTCAGTGCCTTTTTGGCGACCGAAATCCGTGAACCCCTCGCGTCCATTCGATCGCAACTCGAAGAAGTAACCGGTGAAGGAATCCTCGACTTCGACCCTCAGACACGCGTCGAGAATGCGATGCGCGACTTGATCCGCATCGAAGCGATTCTGAACGAGATCCTCGACTACGCGAAGCCGCTGGAACTCAGTCGTCATTTATGCCGTATTCCGGAGGTGCTCGAGAGCGCCCTCGTGGTGGTCGGAACCGATCTGGAAGCGACCCGTATCCAAGTCACCAAAGACTACGCCAATGTCATCGCGCCTGTGCGCGGCGATGAGTCCAAGCTCCAACAGGCGTTCTTGAGCATATTCCGGAACGCCTGCGAAGCCATGTCCCCCGGCGGCCATCTCCATATCCATGTCACCCAACATCGTGCCGGACGAGGGCTCGAGGTTCAGATTCTCATTCAGAATGACGGAGTCCCCATCCCGGCTGAAATCGTCGACAAGGTCTTCGAGCCCTTTTTCACCACCAAGCGCTCGGGGACCGGACTGGGCCTCTCCAGTGTCAAAAAGATCGTCGAGGAGCACGGGGGAACCATTGCGATCGGCAGCGCCCCCGGTGAAGGCACGACCGTCACCATTCGTCTCCATGGTGTGAGTCGCGGACCGACGTTTCGGCATCGGGGCCGGGGGCGGCGCCACCCACGACGACCGAACTAG
- a CDS encoding DUF3842 family protein translates to MEKRYDGIVMAKGPCVILKQNICVIDGRGGGMGSRLVAGLISHIGRRYDVIGLGTNEVAAEAMKQAGATRVVIGAAAIAETVRAADVILGTLNVVMPGTMLGEITPEIVTAVLASKAKKVLLPLNRVQVEIVGTEGHTMDRLIDECLARVRVAVQATCQA, encoded by the coding sequence ATGGAAAAACGGTACGACGGCATCGTCATGGCGAAGGGACCGTGTGTCATCTTGAAACAAAACATCTGTGTCATCGATGGGCGTGGTGGTGGAATGGGCAGTCGTCTGGTGGCGGGGCTCATTTCGCATATCGGTCGTAGGTATGACGTCATCGGATTAGGGACGAACGAGGTCGCGGCTGAGGCTATGAAGCAAGCCGGAGCAACCCGTGTGGTGATAGGAGCCGCAGCGATTGCCGAGACTGTCCGGGCCGCCGACGTGATACTGGGAACACTCAACGTGGTGATGCCGGGCACCATGTTGGGGGAGATCACCCCGGAAATCGTGACTGCGGTTCTGGCGTCCAAGGCTAAGAAGGTGTTGTTACCGCTGAATCGAGTCCAGGTGGAAATCGTCGGGACTGAAGGCCACACGATGGATAGGTTGATCGACGAGTGCCTCGCACGCGTCCGTGTTGCCGTACAAGCAACCTGCCAAGCATAG
- a CDS encoding TonB-dependent receptor plug domain-containing protein codes for MTRAMMFVLAFAVVLSVWETAQAHDPEEPELEVPEVAVIGEKPVAASSQQFIPDKEIVLQPQGRPAQILRLIPGMVAVEHSGGAGKADQYFLRGFDADHGTDVAFFTDGMPINLRTHAHGQGYADLNFIIPETIEGVDVSKGAYLPEIGDFDVAGAINFKTRQVVREGIAQAMGGEFDTQRYLLMFSPTKDKIRTLFAGEIYDTNGPFINDNNYFRTNVLGKITSNFTGRDEISLTATIQYSKWNASGEIPQRAVFAGLIDRFGSIDPSEGGNTLRSTVRLNYHYDTTTGGQFFANAYGQYYRLDLFTNFTFFLNDPVNGDGIAQYDRRGIYGGDLGYKQRGEILGIPVIGTVGFQTRLDDIHTKLGTQTKRTPTGITTDSDVFEVSYAPFVKAEAQPISWMRLAGGLRWEIFTFDVKNLCAACAEQPGGNTSSGILLPKMNMILGPWVKTEFFVNYGEGFHSNDARSAVQVGSSPLARSVNYEVGVRSKPWGPEGLELTATAWRIDLQSELVFVGDEGTTEIRGPSRRQGFEVAARGQVWGPLYVNGSFTWTDAKFRNGDAIPLAPEYTAYGAAILTWPPGLTSQFQATYLGVRPLIEDQSIKSPSWIVFDWTQRYRLPIRLPHGRLEAFYFIQNLFDTHWEQAIFAFESRLKNEPAGVMDIHFVPGNPRTVMGGLAWYF; via the coding sequence ATGACACGCGCAATGATGTTCGTGCTCGCGTTCGCCGTGGTCCTGAGTGTTTGGGAAACGGCCCAAGCTCACGACCCCGAGGAGCCAGAATTGGAAGTGCCGGAAGTTGCGGTCATCGGTGAAAAACCGGTGGCGGCTTCCTCTCAACAGTTCATCCCCGACAAAGAGATCGTGCTGCAGCCTCAAGGCAGACCGGCTCAAATTCTTCGCTTGATCCCAGGTATGGTGGCGGTTGAGCATTCCGGCGGGGCAGGAAAGGCAGACCAATATTTTCTCCGCGGATTCGACGCCGACCATGGAACGGATGTCGCCTTCTTCACGGACGGCATGCCGATCAACCTCCGGACACACGCGCATGGGCAGGGGTATGCCGACCTGAATTTCATCATTCCTGAAACCATTGAAGGTGTCGATGTCTCCAAAGGCGCCTATCTCCCGGAGATCGGCGATTTTGATGTGGCAGGGGCGATCAATTTCAAGACTAGACAAGTCGTTCGAGAAGGCATCGCGCAAGCGATGGGCGGGGAGTTCGACACGCAACGGTATCTGTTGATGTTCTCGCCGACGAAAGACAAAATCCGCACGTTATTCGCCGGGGAAATCTACGACACGAACGGCCCGTTCATAAACGACAACAACTACTTTCGGACCAATGTGCTCGGGAAAATCACCAGTAACTTCACCGGGCGCGACGAAATCAGCCTGACGGCGACGATTCAGTATTCGAAGTGGAATGCCTCCGGGGAGATTCCTCAGCGTGCAGTCTTTGCAGGACTGATCGATCGGTTCGGCTCCATCGATCCTTCCGAGGGCGGCAACACGCTCAGGAGCACGGTCCGATTGAACTACCATTACGACACGACGACGGGCGGGCAATTCTTTGCCAACGCCTACGGGCAGTATTACCGGCTGGATCTCTTTACGAATTTTACGTTCTTTCTCAACGATCCCGTTAACGGCGACGGGATTGCGCAATACGATCGCCGTGGCATCTATGGCGGCGACCTCGGCTACAAACAACGAGGAGAGATTCTGGGAATCCCAGTCATCGGGACGGTCGGATTTCAAACGAGATTGGATGACATCCACACCAAGTTGGGCACGCAAACGAAGAGGACCCCGACCGGCATTACGACGGACAGCGACGTCTTTGAGGTGTCCTATGCGCCGTTCGTCAAGGCCGAGGCTCAGCCGATCTCCTGGATGCGGCTGGCGGGCGGGTTGCGCTGGGAAATATTTACCTTCGATGTAAAGAACCTCTGTGCCGCTTGTGCGGAGCAACCGGGTGGAAACACAAGCTCGGGCATACTCCTTCCGAAAATGAACATGATTCTCGGGCCATGGGTGAAGACGGAATTCTTCGTCAACTATGGAGAAGGGTTTCACAGTAACGATGCGCGATCCGCCGTACAGGTGGGGAGTTCACCGCTTGCTCGTTCAGTGAACTATGAGGTCGGCGTCCGATCCAAGCCTTGGGGACCAGAGGGACTCGAATTGACCGCCACGGCTTGGCGAATCGACCTCCAGTCCGAACTCGTGTTTGTCGGGGATGAGGGGACAACCGAAATTCGCGGGCCGAGTCGACGACAGGGCTTTGAAGTCGCCGCGCGCGGCCAAGTCTGGGGCCCGCTGTATGTCAATGGGAGCTTCACCTGGACCGACGCCAAGTTCCGTAACGGGGACGCGATTCCTCTGGCGCCGGAATACACTGCCTATGGGGCCGCAATCCTGACATGGCCGCCAGGGCTGACGTCCCAGTTCCAGGCTACGTATCTCGGAGTCAGGCCGCTCATCGAAGATCAGAGCATCAAATCGCCCTCGTGGATCGTCTTCGATTGGACACAGCGCTATCGGTTGCCGATCCGGTTGCCCCATGGCCGATTGGAAGCATTTTATTTCATACAGAATCTGTTCGATACCCACTGGGAACAAGCGATCTTTGCGTTTGAATCAAGACTGAAGAACGAGCCGGCCGGGGTGATGGACATTCATTTCGTGCCGGGGAATCCGCGGACGGTGATGGGAGGGCTGGCATGGTACTTTTGA
- a CDS encoding c-type cytochrome has protein sequence MLKILLSLLAIVGVLALGGTLWLGYGLYASGFSARVEPHPLEVTMVRQFRRFAIPKAVGNLPNPVPMSPAVLLEGLDHFADHCAACHANDGSGETQIGKDVYPRVPDLRREEIQSMSDGELFYIIRNGIRFTAMPAWAEGDINKDKGSWKLVHFIRHLPHLTHEELERMESLNPKPPHEGTEHHHH, from the coding sequence ATGCTTAAAATTTTATTGTCACTACTGGCCATCGTTGGAGTCTTGGCGCTCGGCGGAACGCTCTGGCTGGGATATGGACTGTATGCGAGCGGCTTCAGCGCCAGGGTTGAACCGCATCCGCTTGAAGTGACCATGGTACGACAATTTCGCCGTTTTGCCATTCCAAAGGCGGTCGGCAACTTGCCCAATCCTGTTCCCATGAGTCCAGCCGTGTTGCTTGAAGGGCTTGATCATTTTGCCGACCATTGCGCCGCTTGCCATGCCAATGACGGCAGCGGTGAGACACAGATCGGTAAAGACGTGTATCCAAGAGTACCGGACCTGCGCCGCGAAGAGATTCAATCGATGTCCGACGGTGAACTGTTCTATATCATTCGCAACGGCATCCGCTTCACCGCGATGCCAGCCTGGGCGGAAGGCGACATCAATAAGGATAAAGGAAGCTGGAAGTTGGTGCATTTCATACGGCATCTGCCTCACCTGACCCATGAGGAACTGGAGCGTATGGAGTCGTTGAACCCCAAACCTCCCCACGAAGGCACCGAGCACCACCATCACTAG